Proteins from one Homalodisca vitripennis isolate AUS2020 chromosome 3, UT_GWSS_2.1, whole genome shotgun sequence genomic window:
- the LOC124358522 gene encoding jerky protein homolog-like: protein MRKRKYKSMEQRLQALERLDKGESVQSICKDLNVGKSTVNDWRRNRKSIEGFCTQIDTEKVLEKRCTLRKAKHELVEDALWLWFVQERRRGTPLSGPILKEKAMILHSKLQPEEAFVASDGWLSRWKKRHGVHFIGVCGEKLSANPTAATDFSARFLKIIDDENFCPEQIYNIDETGLNFKLLPRKTFATPQETSAPGFKTSKDRITVALCSNASGTHKLPLFVIGKAAKPRAFKNINMDALPVYYRSQKSAWMDTYLFREWFVCEFVPKVKKHLAKSKLPAKALLLLDNAPTHDEHLQCDDEKEIKLLFLPPNVTSLQQPMDQGVIECFKRKYRRKLLSEVLSKLETDDSLDLTKVLKSVNMKDVVYMSAKAYDEIPPSTFVKSWKKLWPNIEDSVDQNNTTADEPNNILDGEPDDNAALLHDLQQLPKLWSHC, encoded by the coding sequence atGCGTAAACGTAAGTACAAGTCAATGGAACAGAGACTACAAGCTCTGGAGAGATTAGACAAAGGAGAATCCGTGCAAAGTATTTGCAAGGATTTAAACGTGGGCAAAAGTACAGTCAACGACTGGCGACGCAACAGAAAAAGTATTGAAGGCTTTTGTACACAAATTGATACCGAAAAAGTTCTAGAAAAGCGTTGCACACTAAGGAAGGCCAAACACGAATTGGTGGAAGATGCTCTATGGTTGTGGTTCGTTCAAGAACGAAGACGAGGAACGCCATTAAGTGgaccaatattaaaagaaaaggcCATGATCTTACACTCAAAGCTTCAACCAGAAGAGGCGTTCGTGGCTAGTGATGGATGGCTCTCTCGTTGGAAAAAGAGACACGGCGTACATTTTATTGGAGTTTGTGGTGAGAAGTTATCAGCAAACCCAACAGCGGCCACCGACTTTTCtgcaagatttttaaaaattatcgatGATGAAAACTTTTGCCCAGAGCAAATATACAACATTGACGAAActgggttaaattttaaacttctgcCTAGAAAAACATTTGCCACCCCGCAAGAAACGTCTGCTCCAGGGTTTAAAACCAGCAAAGACAGGATAACAGTCGCCTTGTGTTCAAATGCTTCGGGGACTCACAAGTTACCCCTATTTGTCATTGGCAAAGCAGCAAAACCGAGAGCGTTTAAGAACATAAACATGGACGCTCTCCCAGTGTATTATCGGTCACAGAAATCAGCGTGGATGGACACGTACTTGTTCAGAGAATGGTTTGTATGCGAATTTGTTCCCAAAGTGAAAAAACATTTGGCAAAATCGAAACTCCCCGCCAAAGCACTTCTACTTCTTGACAACGCGCCTACTCATGATGAACATCTTCAGTGTGacgatgaaaaagaaattaaactgctGTTCCTACCACCCAATGTAACCAGTCTTCAACAGCCGATGGACCAGGGGGTCATTGAGTGCTTCAAGAGGAAGTATCGTCGTAAGCTACTTTCGGAAGTTCTTTCCAAACTGGAGACTGATGACAGCTTAGACCTTACCAAAGTGTTGAAGTCAGTTAACATGAAGGATGTTGTGTACATGTCGGCCAAGGCATACGACGAAATACCACCATCCACGTTTGTAAAGTCTTGGAAAAAACTTTGGCCAAATATAGAAGATAGCGTAGATCAAAACAACACAACAGCAGATGAGCCAAACAACATTCTTGATGGCGAACCTGATGACAATGCAGCTCTATTGCACGACCTTCAGCAACTACCGAAACTGTGGTCCCATTGTTGA